AGTTGAAAGTGCATCTAAACCCTAAGTGGATTTTGATGAATTGAGTGACAACACGATTATGGGACTAACAATATTCTTGAGATTTACAGATGCTTAATCTCAGGTTGATATTATATATTTGTGTGCAGGTATGCCACCATTTCCACAAAACTCACATTCATTTTGCAGATTGTTACAAACATTCATTTTTACGGGCATGTTTGACACGACCACGGTGCGATATAGAAAAAGGAGTGCGATGTAGATACCGCTAGTGTCAGAAACAATCATCGTAGACAGTAGTTCATTTTCACGATTCCTCTCGGAAACAATCATCTCAGACACAGGGTGTTTGGCGCAATTATCAGATTTTTTGAATACCCGGTTGCATACACGGCCTACATTAGGTTCTCACGGCAGATTCGTAGGGTTCTCGATGCAGAGTCCGCAAGCATTGAACAGGGAAAAGGAAAATGAATGAATGGTTAGGATTAAATAAGATGTGATAAATGGATGGCTAATATAAGCCCGTTTGTTTTGGCTGAAACAatcatggattataagccagaaaaACTACTGACTGGTTtgatataagagaaaaatactattatagTTTACGATACGATCGTATAAGCCAAAACGACACAGGCTCGCCCTAAGCGAAGGCAGCGGCTGGCTCTACCGATCGCAGCCAATTTCGGGATTCAATCTCAGGTCGTCCGCATTAGCTTCACGAATTCTGTATCACTTAATTCCAGGAAATTGCCCGCATGATGTCCGATTAGGAAGTAACGGCCTCGAGTCAGGACACATCGGAGTTTAAAATTACTAGTCCAAATATTTTTCTTCCGATTATGAGATTTCTTATGTCCACTCGTTTACATGATCCTAACATGACAACTTTCATCTACAATTTCCTTTCGTATCAGATCTAAAATTTCCTTTTCGTACAGATATGATTACATACTTTCGTATCAGATATGATTATATGCTTCAGGTTTTATAGTGCTACAATTTCCTTTGGTAGATACGATTATATACTGGGggttgagttatttggtagaaaAAGTCTTACTAAATCGAAGGGGTTGAGAAACCGAAGTACAACAGGAAAGGTGAAGACGTACAGCAATTCTGATGGGATGTAACCATGATTACTAAATCTCAAATGCCTCAGATTTAAGTTTATTTCACAGCGAAAACGCTACAAAGTATATTTAACACCATCATCGGCAATTTGCTCATATCAGACTACGGAAAACAGAGCCAcacagaagaaagaaagaaaaaagacagACAGACAAACAAATTTATCAAATTCAAAAGAAACCAGATTGCAGATCTAAAATTCTGCCTCAGTGGTAGTGACAATTTGTAGATCGTCATGCAACAATCCGATAATACGTGCATTTGTAATGCATCATCGGCAGCCAATTAACACCGGGAAGCAAAAACAAGATCACGGTAGAAATACAGATAAACGAGATTCGGCTCTGGGAAAGCTAAAGCATCAGAGAGATTCCCATTAAAGACTTAGTCTATCATGCCCAGAAAAGGGTTCTGATGTCCCTGTCTTGTTCTCATCACCTGCTCCCAACTAATCCCAATCCAAATCGCCTAGAAAAACGACCTCAAAACAATAACCAAAGTTCCGGAGAAAAATCGGAAGAACAGGCTCAAACAACACGGCACAGCACGGAACGGAGCCGGCGCTACCCGCAGGCCGAATCGAACGGAAGGAGAGCTTCGAATCGAAGGAGATAGTCGCGGCTGCTGTCGGCGGGGACGGTGAGACAAGGCGATTGTCGGGGCCTCTCGCTCCGGCGGCCGTATATATAGGTGTCACCGAACTTCCTAGGGTTTTCGGGTATGCACCGAGTATGTTGTAGTTTGTGGGCTGGGCCTATTGTTCACAAGTTGGAACGGGCCCTAGGCGCTCATTTATTGGGCCCATGGAGATTTtattattttctctatttttatgaGAAAAATAGCATTCGTGTCGTCATGTTTACTTTTTTTTAACGCAAATGTCGTCATGTTTACTATcttctttatttttatatatgAGAAAAATAGCTGAGCTCAGTAATAAGAAATGTCCAAAAACTACTGCAACTCAGCTCGGTTCCTAAACAGGGACGGAGCTCACTAGAGGCAAAACTGGGCTCCAGCCCCTGCTTGCCTTCGCAAAATCACGAAGGATTAGTAGTAGCATGTTGATGAAGACTAAAGTAGGTAAAGCTTAGTAGTATCTGGGAAAGGGCAGCAGAGAGCCAGAGACGTAGAAGTAGGCAATACTTTAGTGTTTAGCATTGaattagccccccccccccccccccccccccccccctcaataTTGGGTCATGCTCCGCCACTGCTCCTAAATACACCCACTTCCAAAAATGATAATCATATTAGATTAGATTAGAGGAAAAGTCATACCTTATACCAACATTTAGTGGAATTGAATGAAAGCTTAGAGCATAAAACTATCAATAGATTTGTGTTAAAAGTGACTCTAAGATGATACTCCatcagttccaaattataagttgctttgactttttttttgttcattgattttgctatgtatctagacatatttattatatctagatgtatagcaaaatgaatgaaccaaaaagtcaaaacgacttataatttaggagaCGGTGAATACTTTATTGCACTTGTGAGTCCCATGTACGAAGTAGCACCGGTTCCATCTATTTTACACAATGCAGCCTTCACTGGGTGATGTTTGGTTTGGGACCCACATATTTTCTAGCTTCACTACCACATTGTGGACGACCTAATAATACGACTACCATTTTTTTAACTGGGTGATGCTTGGTTTGTTATACCTGGACCCACATATTTTATAGCTTCACTACCGTGGACAACCTAATAATACGACTACCATTTTTGAACGGAGGGGGCTCGTTGTGGCTCGCGAGTTCGACAACTACCGGTTGAGGGGAGCCATGTGGCAGGAGATGGACGCTGGAATCAAATCATGAACTCTAATAAGAGAAAATAAATGACCAACGCCCGTTTAGATATGGTTCGTTATCTGCGTTTTTCTAAAACCAATTTGTGTGAAACTCTTGTACAATACAATTTCTATAAAGTTCCTGTGTTTCAAAGACCCAAAAGTTTTTGTTTTGAAGAACACAGGGTTTTTCATGCattttttaaaataaaccgaTTTTTCTCTTGTAGAATTCCTATAAAATCCCTGtttcgaaaaaaaaaaactaaagtttaaattttgaagAACACAAGGTCAAAGCTAGCTGTGTCTGTGTCATCAATTCGGCAAAAAATGGAAATTACTTCTTGCAAGAACAGTCGGGCAAGGCTCAATCATGAACAAGATAACAATAGAATGATTCAAGTACAAGGAGCTGATATCTTTTTTCGCGAACAGGTCGTAACCTGTCAAGGAGCTGATATCTCAAGCATAACCAAGTTCCGCTGGActccctttcaaaaaaaaaaaaacctggaTTGACTCCGCAATGGATTGAAACCGGCGAAGAGTGGATCCCGATAGCCTATTTGAAGAGAACAAATAATTGTCATTGTTCGAATAAATGCTAATGAGCCTACTTCAAAAAAAAATGCTAATGAGCCACCTCCACCCGCTAAGGATTGGCTCACTTCGAGCTTGATTCGTTAAGGCTTGGCTCGTCTCGTCTTAAAGCTCATGATGCAGTAAAATAGATGTAGAAGCTGAAGAGCACAAAGTGTAATGTCAAGTGTGATATGTTAACGCCCGTCACAACCACGAATTTCTATAAACTACATCTGCACCAACTGTATTACGAACAGATAAAAAAAGAGATACAGTACATAGCAGCTGTCCAAAAAAAAATTCACAGAGAACCAGAGAAGGATTTGCTTTTTGCTACTTGAGGCTACAGATCAATTCGTTAATGTTGAGATTCAATTGAACGAGCTAAACGACTCAACCACCAAAACTTTTTGGAGTCTAGTGGCAGCTGGAATGTACTAACCGCACTGCAACATATCAGACGGCGATCCTTGACTTTCATTTGCTGCAGAACCGAGTCTGTAATTTTGAAACTAGCAGTCTATCCTTGGCACATACAATCAGGTGCAGGATAAGTATAGATGGATTGCGTTGCCTTTCTCAGCCGGATTTGCCCGTATCTTCCTTTGTGTCCTGCCTGTACAACCTGCTGAAACTCTGGCCACTCCATGCTCTTGTTCACAAAGATGCGGCCCAGCAATGCCATGTTCGGCCTTATGGTCTTCAAGTTCTCATAGGTTCGGTGAGCCAACTGAGACGAAAAATTGTTCTAGTGAAGACTACACAATAAAGGAATAATCTAACAAATACAGAGGCCATGAGAACTTACCAAAGCATTGTGCATATTTCCAGGAGATGCGGAGATGAAAATATCGCTATGCATGCTGATATAATAGTCAAGAGCTGCTAGAACAGAAGCCTTCCCTTCAACATTAGCAAGTTCGTCTTCAGATGCAAGGCTCCTCTTGTCCTCCATCAATGGAAATAGTTTGCGCAGGCTAGAGATCCTGGCTTCTCCACCATATACCTGAATATGTGAGGCATGTTAAAACTTCCTGATTACCCCTGCAAGAATAAGTTAGAGCACAGAAGAGTCAAACCTTGTGAGAAGCAAGATAGAGTCGAGTTCTGCTGTCAAAGCCAAGGGCTACCAGTAACAGCCCAATCTCTTCTGGGGTCAATGGGCAGCGTCCTGTGTTCCGAAGCTCCTCATCAGTTAGCTGTGAATTTAATACCCTCCCTTGCCATATAACTTGCCTGTACTTAGCAAGAGCTAGCTGTTCAGCTCTGCCACCTCCAAAGTCACAGGCAGAATGTGCAGCCATATCCTGAAAAGTATAGGTAAATTTGCAATGTTCTAGAACGAAATTCTTTATAAGAGCACAAAGATACACAAGCACCATCCAATACTGCAGAAGTTGTCATCTACCTTATCAAAACGGAGATGCAAAACTGCATATTTTTCAGCTTGATTTGTGCCTCCTTCTACAACTTGGTGGATAGATTTACTGGAATGACCCCGGACTGGAGACCTCAAGCGCTGCACAAGTGTCTCTCCGAGTGAGATAATGTGAGGCCGAAAGACCAGAGCTTGGAAGTTAACTTTACAACGCAAGCGTTGAAGATCCGCAGGCAAATCATCAAATGCAAGGCGGTGAGAAAAGGGAGCGATTGCAGCAATCCCATAGCTGGCAGTGACACAGCAGATAGATAAGATTGCTGGTGAAAAATTAACTTCATAGAGTAACCAACTCAGTAAATCAAACAATAGTTAGATATAATGTTAATAGAAATAGAGTTAACTCGGTAGCAGCTGACCTGGGCAAAACATGGACCACTTTCTTAGTAATCGTATTCAATATGTCAAAACATGGACGACTTTCTTAGTAATCGTACTGATATGTCAAGTGTCTATCAATATGAAAATAAGTGCAAAATCTCAACTAAGGCAATCATTAAAGAGAGGGCTAGAAAGATGTCTTGTAATACAAGCGCCTTCAGAAagtaaaactacatgcataacaAATAGAGACATTGTAAATTCCATCTTTCACTAACCTTTGCAGGATAGGACTGACATTCTCCAAATACCAATTTGCTGAGGCGTGGAGAGGTGCAGTTTTTATTCTTGTAGCACGGATGCCTGTGCCATAGTACTCTCTCGTGCTCCAAGAAAATTCTTTTGGAAGCACTTTGATAATGGAAACTTCATCTTTTAGGGAGTTGATAAAGTGATCCACATCAAATATTTCTTCAAATGAGCTGCAGCCAGAAAAAAATCTACCAGTATAAAAAATAGTTTAAGCTCAATAGGAGAACATGAAATATATAGTTTCAAACTCCAGAGGCACCTTGAATCCTTCCAAACAGGGTTTACTTCAAGATGCGGGATCACAAGAGTACCATTAAGAATCTTTGCAACTGCAACGGCATCACATATCTACAGAATAGGAATAAAGAGTTGGCTAATCTAAAGCCTGGATTAAGCAAGCTATCTCATGTCCTAATATCACTATCAGTAATTAGAAGAGCATACCCCCATTCTTTGCTGGTTCAATCCACCATCAAGAAATACTTGAATGTATCCACTTGGTTCCAGAGGTAATGCTAACATTAAAATAAAGGGTGCTTAATTAACTAATTTCTTCAACAGGAAGAGGAACTATGTTTCATCATCATGGAAAAGAAGTAAATTACTGTGAGAAACTGATGGCTTTAAGCATGGTTTCCACCCCTGATATGGCAAGGGTGACCATAGCTCTGTCTTTTGTTTGTCTGTCTGCAACAAAACATATGTTAAAATATCATCAGCCATAACAACGGTAGTTTTCATCTGACATAGATGTACTCACAACTGCCCATCGCAAAGCCTCATTTAAAAGAGAAGGATGCATTGGCTTAGGGGCATTCCACTCCTGCAAAATATCGGAAACAAAACATTGGCACGTGCAAAATTCCAAAATTAAATATAACATTTTACAGAATAATTCACCAGAAACATACTTCTACTGTAATCTCATAAATTGAGCTCACACATTGTGCGCACAATGGTATCAACTGGTGATAAAGCTAAGTACTCCAGTACACACTTTATCCCATATACCACGAAAAGGAAACAAAGATCCTTGAGGACATAGAATGATATATCCTTCAAAAGAGTCCAGCTCTTTAGATAGTAGCTTTGTAGTTCAGTTAATTTCCATGAGGTCTTAGTTTTGCACTTTCTCTGAAATGGCGTGTAACCGATTAAAGACAACCAAAATTTTGGTTAGTTTTGCCACGCCATTTCTCCACAAGTACAACCACATCAATCCCCCTAAAATGACCCAGCAATTGCGCACTACAAACAAAGGGCAAGGGTTTACCAAGGCACCACAAATTAGCAACAGAAACCGCACGAAGCAACTAAGCAAGCTGACGATATGTCACTACCGCCCGCTCAAATCGAATGACGCAACAGCGGGAAGGGGAAAGGGGGGCTCACCGAGAAGAGAGAAGGGAAGGCGTGGCCAAGCGGGGAGAACATCCCGGGGAATAGGGCCGGCAGAAACACCACGACCGCGGCGGCGAAGACCGCCGGGCCCCTGGCTGGAGACGGCGAAGGCGATGCCCTCCGCATCTCCCTGCTTCGGTGGGGAAGACGAGTAGAAAGGTAAAGCCCAAAAGCGTGGACTGAGCTGAGTTTTCTAGGATTTCAGCTTCAGGAAGCTAGTTCGGCCCATTTTGTTCGAGTGTGAGCCCAGCTTCCCTTTATGGaataattttaattttaatttcgTTTTCAAAAATATACTCATGTCACCATTTTAGGCCTTGTTTGTATATAGTCGGATTCACATCAATCCACATATGTTGGGTAGATTGGAGTGGCTCTACAAACTCTGCTTCAGAGGAGTAGAGCagtcccaaacaggcccttagcatTGCTAGGAACCAACCATTTGTTTGAGTACCAGGTGTAAAGACACGTGCTATCAAGTTTATGCATTGGAGTTTTCTTTAATAATAGAGCACCTTGTCATGTGTTAAACCTCTCACCTtactaagaaaatatatattAGAGCCGCCTTAGGATATACCCAACATAAATGATCAATGTGCTATTGCAACCTGTTTGAGTTGGCTATGGTAACATATTGAGTTGTCTATTTTTTTCTCTCGAAAGAACTATTTTTTTCCAGCTTCTATTAATAAGAATAAGATGATGCGTCAATAAACGGTTGAAAGTTCATTGGTCCAGAGGTGAAAACTTTTGCGAACTTATGTAAAATTCTCGTAATCAAGAGTTGAAGAAGCTGTAATAAAATTTTGAATAGCAAATGTTTTCAAAAGGCAGTTTGGAATTTTGAAGTTGAATTCTTAACCAAATCAGTGGAAAGTTTTCCCAAAGAAATTCAGTGTACGGAATTTCAAGTTCCAATTTAACGTTTTTCAAATTGAACTCTGCAGTTCAGTACAAGTACTTTGATTATGTTATTTTTGCTCCAGATTGAAGGAATATAAATTGGTTTAAGATGTTTTCAAACGAGTTAGattttttctaagatttttccaTGTGATGAAATCCTTGTGTGGATGAGAGGATCATCATTTGTTCAAACAGGTGATAACGATCTAATTAAGGTTCCTTTGAGCACCCTGTGTGCTCTGCTGTCGCAAACATGAACAGGTCTTCTGGGTGTGTTTGATATAGTCCCATCTCAGTTGGTATGGTTGATTTGTTCAGGTTTCGATAGAATATGTATCCATATAGCTTAGAATGCTAGATTTTGAGTATATAGACATGTTATATGTAATATGCATCATTCGGCTTCATTAATTTCGGCCAAGAAAAAACATAGGTAAAGAACGAACGAACAAAGAATTTCTGAACCGAATCATCTGATCCGGCGGTCCTACGAATGCCATCCATCTCAGTGGCTCGTCTCCATGAGCTTGACGAACTCGAGGAAGTCGATCCTGCCATCCCTGTCCCCGTCATACGCATCGATCATGCGCTGGCACCCCGCTTCGGCGACGCCGGCCTGGAACCCGAGCGACGTGAGCACGCTCCGGAGCTCCGCGGCGTCGATGAACCCGTCGCCGTTGCGGTCGAAGACCGCGAACGCCTCCCGGGCCTCCTCCACGGTCGCCTCTTCCTCCTCGAACAGCGCGGCCGCCTCCTCGAACCCGACGGACACCGCGCCGTCGCCGCCCGCGCCCATCAGCCCGAGCACCACGTCcatgtcgacggcggcggcggcgggcttaGCCGGGGACGACGgcgatggtggtgcggtggcgctaGGGCCCGGGGCCGGGGCCGCGGCGAGGGCGGCATCGCGGCGGCGGCCTGAGGAGGCGGTGGTGAGCCAGAGGAGGATGGCGTTGATGGAGAGCGTCAGCACCGCCTGCGCCACGGACACGTTGTGGTAGGACGTGGTCGGCGCGGAGGAAGAGGCCATCTCCATTGCAGTTGGAAGAATCTTGTAGTCGAGTCGTGCAGCACGGTGCCTTTGGCGAGCTCctccttgctttgctttgcctctGTTGGGTTCGGCGTTTGATGGTTTGGTGATCCGTGGGCGCGGCGGATATATAGCGCTGCAGGAAGACTTGGTGGAGGAGGCGAGGGGCGCGACCGCGACCGCGACCGCGCGGAAGGCGAGAGGAACCGAGACAGGCGGCCTTGTCGTGCGCGGACGGAGGAACCGCCACGGAAACGCGAAAGAGACCGGGCGAGAGCAAGACGGTTCGCGACGCGCGGGCAGCTTCGCGGAAGGAGGGCCTCTGCCCGTGGGTGGAGTAGAAGTGCGCGGAGCCGTGGGGTAGCGGGTGGAACGGTCGTGTGGGGTGGCAGCCCAGGCGGCGTCTTCCGCGCGGGTTCGCGGCGTGGAAAATGGGATGGGACGCCGACGTCGCGGGCGGAGACTTGACCCAGGCGCGTCCGTCTCCACGCTCCACCGGTCTTGGAGTTGGAATGGAACGGAGAAATTCCACGCAGATGCAGCGATTCTCCGCCCCCTTCGCTTTCGACTTTtctttctggtgcttccccgtTCGCTTTCCCGTGGTTTTCGCCGTCCCTCTGCGTTGCGTTTTGGCACTTTGTTGGAGTTCTTTGGATTTGGTACGGCGGCTGGACGGACGTGGGTGGAGTGAAGGACGGTTGATGGTCGAATGGATTGACCGTCCTTTTGCCGTCGGGTGCACGGAATGGACATGTAAATTACGTGGCAAAATCAGGTCACCAAGAGTATGTTTGGAACGGCAGAATATATACAAAacagaggaaagaaaaaaaaaaacatagaaaTATGATAGAAATGTAGTGAGAAAACAGAGGAATGAAAAAACATAGAAACAATATAGATAGATGCGTTTGGAACGTAGGAATTTATAACACAGGATTCCTAAAACGTGACGTGTGATTAAAAGATATTTATTTTATTGTTACAAATATTTACCATTACAACATCAAATTTTAATTAGCAAATAAATATATGTGATTACTAGGGCATGAGGTAGGACTAAAACAAAATAGTGACTTGTGGCAGATTAATTTGCAAACAAACAATTCTAAAGAACAATTACGTGATTACAAATCAAAGAGATTATCATTTTAATTGTTTCTAACATGTATGACGTGTCCTTGGTCAATCTTATCCTCTCGTTTATTGTTCCCATCTCTGTTCACCGCAACGCAACAACTATGCTCTTTCTCTCTCCACAAGCTAGCAACCGAGGTTTGCCTCGGGCTTCCATGCGTGGCCGGAAACCGCAGCTCCAACTGGATGTTTTATTTCCTTTGTTTCGTGAGCGACACAATCCTTTCCTATGGAATCAGCGGCGTGTGTTCCTATGTTCCAAATAGCAAATGACGTCATCAAACTATAGGAATCAacttcctccaaaattcctaaGAAAAGCCTCCGTTACAAATAGGGCCTAAAACGCCCAACCTCTCCTGGAGGCCTATGGTAGTATGGTGGAACATAGGACTTTGCAACCTGTGTATATCCATAGAGAACCTAGGGTACAAAGGGGATTGCTACTATGTCTGATTTTCTTGAAACGATCAGGCGACGTTGCTAGCCATCTATCATGCTTCTCTTGTTCCCTACGTCAACTTAACAGCAAAACGCAGCACACAGTACATGAATACACATCGCCTGAGATCTCAGGCGACTGAATTCTAGCATTTGTGGGGTATAAAACTATGTTTGCGTTAGAGATAGCAATACTTGAAAAAACTAGTGCATATCCATATAGATCATGTATAGATTTTTATAAATGGTATTACACCTTAGTTTCTAAGTGACCTAATTCGTTCATCCTTAGATGTTACGGTCCCTTCACACTATGTACACTCGATTGTAGAAAGCCTATAGTTTGTAACTAAACACAGACCCGTACAAAAGAAAATAATCATAATAATTTTCTTGACCTCTACTTTAGACGAAGATGAGGTATTTTCATAGTTTGCTACTGCTTCCTCTGATCGGAGGTACAAGTCCATTTAAATTTGTTCTAAGTTAAAGTATTTTACAAAATTTATACGAATGTTTGAAGTTTTTTATAGGGATTAACAATGTTCAATTTTCATACTAGATCATTGTGAAAAACACTTTCATAACatgcaattctttctatataagGTAATATATTTATTATATACATTGTTAATCAAAGTGCTGTACCTTGTATGACTCCACATAGGTATCTGTAGCTGCATAATTATCTTTTGCTTGAGGGAAGCATTATTAATTTATAGTTTCTCAAAAGGGATGAAGAAAAGGAATCGTTCTCGCTTTTCGAAGACGAGGAGAAAAAGGAATGGTTCTTGCCTTCTTGGCCATTGCTTGCAACCCAAGAGAAAATGAAAAGGGAAAATCAGGAAACAAGGTGTCGACGATGTCTTCGCTTGCAATTTCGCGTTTGGGAACTCTGACGCAAGAAGTTTCTAGTGCATAATAAGCAGCTTCTTGTTGCACAGGTACGTAGAGTTTTATTTTGCCTTGGGACGAAAATTCCATCGTCACAGTACAAATGCGTACTTTGCAGTTTGGCTGAAGACCAATATACATTCCAACTACTAGGAAAGGATGGAAGAGTAAGGAAAGGATGGAAGAGTAACCCGGAAGGGTTTGTGACTTGTCACTCTTTCTGTGGCCCTGTTTGTTCGACCTTTGGGTCATTTTTGGACTTTCTAAAAGTCAAACAGCTCCATAAAACCAAAAAATCTAAAAGATCACTGCAGTGAGTTTCTGACCTTTAGCTTTGGGAGCTTTTTGGCTTTTGCAAAATCCAAAAGTTAAGGCCCAAAAGCTTCTAAGAAACCTAAATAAACAGGGCCTATATATGATGAAAAGAAAACACATTGCTCTGAAAGAATGCAACCGGCCGGGTTTATAACTGAACACAGTAGTTTCATTGCACACAGCCTCATCCTCACTTTTTATTGGGCAAGAATGCAATGCAAGACCGGATCAGCATTCTAAGGTAGACCTTCATGACATGTTAGCCGCTCTGACTGTTATTACTCTGATAAAATAGTCGTAGCTACTGAGTACGGACTAGTCGTCGCAAAGATTAAATAGACCATCATGACATGTTGGCCCAGGagctgttcgtttggctgtggcttgtcgtaaatgatcgtaaattttcagtcaaaatagtatttttctctcacataaaccaaccAATAGTACTTCTTCATAAactagcaacgatacgaaccagctaaCCGAGCAGGCTATGTATCAACTGCCGCAGCCGTGTTCGGCTGGTCATGGTCGTTGCCCTGCTTGGTCAGTGTAATgtattttaatatatattttaatgCTTGTTTAAGACAAAGAAACTTACCAAAACCAAGCAGAAATATTTCATAGTAGTGTATTTGTGTAGTTAAGATGTTGACTATCAACCTGACCAAAATGTTCTCTAATCTGACCTGAATAGTGGAGCAGTTTGGCAGAAGGGCCCACCGCCCACGTATTTGCATGAAGCGGTGGAGCTCAATCATCAGATTTCTTTTGGGAGTCTGGTaagtgaaaatggtacggatattttttggGGTTTAAATCCGTCTATATTCGAGTCTGGATAttcaacatctgataccgtatccgtatccgaataatcaaatcgcatatttataaagtcaatatccaatcgtatcatatccgacatggttaacactatccgtattcgaatccgaatccggacagaaataatgaaaacaaatgtaatatcaataATATTTGTTCGTGTctaatccgttttcatccctaccgaaAACTGATGGGATATAGATGGATATCACCATTCAAGCAAGTTCGTTAAAATCACGCCCAATCAGAGGCCTgtttggctggtattaaagccggctgaagctggtttgttgtgagaaaaaaatactgtagattctagctgataagccggc
Above is a genomic segment from Miscanthus floridulus cultivar M001 chromosome 3, ASM1932011v1, whole genome shotgun sequence containing:
- the LOC136541942 gene encoding O-fucosyltransferase 31-like; the encoded protein is MRRASPSPSPARGPAVFAAAVVVFLPALFPGMFSPLGHAFPSLFSEWNAPKPMHPSLLNEALRWAVTDKQKTELWSPLPYQGWKPCLKPSVSHTLPLEPSGYIQVFLDGGLNQQRMGICDAVAVAKILNGTLVIPHLEVNPVWKDSSSFEEIFDVDHFINSLKDEVSIIKVLPKEFSWSTREYYGTGIRATRIKTAPLHASANWYLENVSPILQSYGIAAIAPFSHRLAFDDLPADLQRLRCKVNFQALVFRPHIISLGETLVQRLRSPVRGHSSKSIHQVVEGGTNQAEKYAVLHLRFDKDMAAHSACDFGGGRAEQLALAKYRQVIWQGRVLNSQLTDEELRNTGRCPLTPEEIGLLLVALGFDSRTRLYLASHKVYGGEARISSLRKLFPLMEDKRSLASEDELANVEGKASVLAALDYYISMHSDIFISASPGNMHNALLAHRTYENLKTIRPNMALLGRIFVNKSMEWPEFQQVVQAGHKGRYGQIRLRKATQSIYTYPAPDCMCQG
- the LOC136541943 gene encoding calmodulin-like protein 2, whose protein sequence is MEMASSSAPTTSYHNVSVAQAVLTLSINAILLWLTTASSGRRRDAALAAAPAPGPSATAPPSPSSPAKPAAAAVDMDVVLGLMGAGGDGAVSVGFEEAAALFEEEEATVEEAREAFAVFDRNGDGFIDAAELRSVLTSLGFQAGVAEAGCQRMIDAYDGDRDGRIDFLEFVKLMETSH